The Primulina tabacum isolate GXHZ01 chromosome 16, ASM2559414v2, whole genome shotgun sequence genome window below encodes:
- the LOC142528602 gene encoding uncharacterized protein LOC142528602 isoform X2, with protein MRSPVIECCRGNGAKWIREKWSLKTNGEVDMTEQLPVHWSPATRDALVKMNMEAPVSGDNVVPAGGFGATNDISSSISRAGGFTDTEAHLHNDQEYGDLDGKNSGPSASFEDIPEVRKIDFKGNENVGEHVTLPGDSCEAIYMEASPTADEVLRAGGFGATDDISSFLPVASDFTDFEAHIRDVEDYEDLEKETARPGLGWTNDST; from the exons ATGCGGAGTCCTGTCATTGAATGTTGTCGTGGAAATGGTGCAAAATGG ATAAGAGAGAAGTGGAGCCTGAAGACAAACGGTGAGGTGGATATGACTGAACAGCTACCTGTGCATTGGTCTCCGGCAACTAGAGATGCTTTGGTCAAAATGAATATGGAAGCTCCTGTTTCTGGTGATAACGTTGTACCTGCTGGAGGCTTTGGAGCTACAAATGATATAAGCAGTAGCATTTCACGTGCTGGTGGTTTCACCGATACGGAGGCCCATCTGCACAATGACCAAGAATATGGAGATTTAGATGGTAAAAATTCTGGACCGTCTGCTTCTTTTGAAGACATTCCAGAAGTTCGTAAAATTGATTTTAAAGGCAATGAGAATGTGGGGGAGCATGTCACCCTCCCTGGAGATTCATGTGAAGCAATATATATGGAAGCTTCTCCCACAGCTGACGAAGTTTTAAGGGCTGGAGGATTCGGAGCTACGGATGATATCAGTAGTTTCCTTCCAGTTGCAAGTGATTTCACTGATTTTGAGGCCCATATTCGTGATGTTGAAGACTATGAAGATTTAGAGAAAGAAACTGCGCGGCCTGGTCTTGGCTGGACTAATGATTCAACTTGA
- the LOC142528601 gene encoding protein FATTY ACID EXPORT 1, chloroplastic, with translation MSSSISQISCFSSIMSNRRWKLHNGRYHGPANFGAVKIPTFTTSEIHHTKIYSLENETTPSYIEGTLTSNDRNSVNSYSVKEGFTVEEVTNGHIQDQVPSEPKRAAKIHDFCLGIPFGGIVLSGGLVGFIFTRNPVNLSTGVLFGGALLALSFYSLKVWRQGKSSLPFILGQSVLSMALLWKNCQTYALTKKLFPTGLSTVISAAMLCFYLYVVISGGNPPPKKLKSLTAVESS, from the exons ATGTCGTCTTCAATTTCTCAGATTTCATGTTTCTCATCTATTATGAGCAATCGCCGGTGGAAACTCCACAACGGACGTTACCACGGCCCTGCCAATTTCGGCGCCGTAAAG ATTCCGACATTTACAACCAGTGAGATTCATCACACAAAAATATACAGCTTGGAAAATGAAACTACACCAAGTTACATAGAAGGCACATTAACATCAAATGATAGAAATTCTGTAAATTCATATTCTGTTAAAGAAGGTTTTACCGTTGAAGAAGTGACAAATGGGCACATACAAGATCAAGTCCCCAGCGAACCAAAGAGGGCAGCCAAGATTCACGACTTTTGTCTTGGAATTCCCTTCG GTGGGATTGTTCTAAGCGGGGGACTTGTAGGCTTTATTTTCACAAGAAACCCTGTTAATTTGAGCACTGGTGTGCTCTTCGGAGGTGCTCTACTGGCCCTCAGCTTTTATAGTTTGAAGGTTTGGAGACAAGGAAAATCCAGCCTACCATTTATACTGGGACAATCAG TGCTCTCTATGGCTCTTCTGTGGAAGAATTGTCAGACATATGCATTG actaaaaaattatttccaaCGGGCTTGAGCACGGTCATCAG TGCTGCAATGCTGTGCTTCTATTTGTATGTGGTGATATCTGGAGGTAATCCTCCGCCAAAGAAGCTCAAATCTTTGACTGCTGTTGAATCATCATAA
- the LOC142528602 gene encoding uncharacterized protein LOC142528602 isoform X3, giving the protein MTEQLPVHWSPATRDALVKMNMEAPVSGDNVVPAGGFGATNDISSSISRAGGFTDTEAHLHNDQEYGDLDGKNSGPSASFEDIPEVRKIDFKGNENVGEHVTLPGDSCEAIYMEASPTADEVLRAGGFGATDDISSFLPVASDFTDFEAHIRDVEDYEDLEKETARPGLGWTNDST; this is encoded by the coding sequence ATGACTGAACAGCTACCTGTGCATTGGTCTCCGGCAACTAGAGATGCTTTGGTCAAAATGAATATGGAAGCTCCTGTTTCTGGTGATAACGTTGTACCTGCTGGAGGCTTTGGAGCTACAAATGATATAAGCAGTAGCATTTCACGTGCTGGTGGTTTCACCGATACGGAGGCCCATCTGCACAATGACCAAGAATATGGAGATTTAGATGGTAAAAATTCTGGACCGTCTGCTTCTTTTGAAGACATTCCAGAAGTTCGTAAAATTGATTTTAAAGGCAATGAGAATGTGGGGGAGCATGTCACCCTCCCTGGAGATTCATGTGAAGCAATATATATGGAAGCTTCTCCCACAGCTGACGAAGTTTTAAGGGCTGGAGGATTCGGAGCTACGGATGATATCAGTAGTTTCCTTCCAGTTGCAAGTGATTTCACTGATTTTGAGGCCCATATTCGTGATGTTGAAGACTATGAAGATTTAGAGAAAGAAACTGCGCGGCCTGGTCTTGGCTGGACTAATGATTCAACTTGA
- the LOC142528602 gene encoding uncharacterized protein LOC142528602 isoform X1: MRSPVIECCRGNGAKWVICIGGKWSLKTNGEVDMTEQLPVHWSPATRDALVKMNMEAPVSGDNVVPAGGFGATNDISSSISRAGGFTDTEAHLHNDQEYGDLDGKNSGPSASFEDIPEVRKIDFKGNENVGEHVTLPGDSCEAIYMEASPTADEVLRAGGFGATDDISSFLPVASDFTDFEAHIRDVEDYEDLEKETARPGLGWTNDST; encoded by the exons ATGCGGAGTCCTGTCATTGAATGTTGTCGTGGAAATGGTGCAAAATGGGTAATCTGTATAGGTGGC AAGTGGAGCCTGAAGACAAACGGTGAGGTGGATATGACTGAACAGCTACCTGTGCATTGGTCTCCGGCAACTAGAGATGCTTTGGTCAAAATGAATATGGAAGCTCCTGTTTCTGGTGATAACGTTGTACCTGCTGGAGGCTTTGGAGCTACAAATGATATAAGCAGTAGCATTTCACGTGCTGGTGGTTTCACCGATACGGAGGCCCATCTGCACAATGACCAAGAATATGGAGATTTAGATGGTAAAAATTCTGGACCGTCTGCTTCTTTTGAAGACATTCCAGAAGTTCGTAAAATTGATTTTAAAGGCAATGAGAATGTGGGGGAGCATGTCACCCTCCCTGGAGATTCATGTGAAGCAATATATATGGAAGCTTCTCCCACAGCTGACGAAGTTTTAAGGGCTGGAGGATTCGGAGCTACGGATGATATCAGTAGTTTCCTTCCAGTTGCAAGTGATTTCACTGATTTTGAGGCCCATATTCGTGATGTTGAAGACTATGAAGATTTAGAGAAAGAAACTGCGCGGCCTGGTCTTGGCTGGACTAATGATTCAACTTGA